CGTTCGATGCGCACGGGAGGCGTAAAGCTCGAAGAAGTAATGAATCAGCTCGGGCATGTCCTCCTTGCGATTCTGGAGCGAAGGAATACAAACGACGTTCTCGGCGAACAAATCGACAAGCTCGCGACGACAATACCCTGATACAGCATCGCCATCGAGCAGCCTTTCACTGCATGCCAATATGCGTGCAGGCGCCGACCCTGTATCGACGAATGCATACTTCAACAGCAAATCTTGCAATTCGAGACTCGAGCGATCGATTCCATCGACGAACAACGTGGCATGCGCCGCGCTTTCGATGATGCGGCGAAGTTTTTCCTCGTCGATTGTCGGGTCGCCACCCGCAAGCACCACAAAAGGCCTCGCAGAAAGCGGCCCGAGCTCGTGAATCATTCGCGCAAAAAACCGCTTGCCCGCTCCCGGAGCGCCAACCAAAAGAACCGGAGCTTGCGATGCAATGGCATCAGCAACCGCGGAACCCGTCCGTACGATGCTCGGACATTGCCCAATGATGCGGGAAGCTACCGCAGCAGCGACCTGCTGTGCTGCCGTGGTGGGCTGGCTTTCTTCAGACAAGGTGTCAGTCACGTTCGTTGACATAAGGAAACTCCTGATGATGCTCTCGGGAGGCTCCCCATCGCAACGTTCATACCAATCCGCCAAGTGCGTGAATTCCTTGGATTCTGCAAATTCTGCGGGTCAAGAATGACCCACGCAGACGCGATCTGGATCACGAACAATAGCAACCGTCTGGTATTTGGCG
Above is a window of Polyangiaceae bacterium DNA encoding:
- a CDS encoding sigma-54-dependent Fis family transcriptional regulator, yielding MTDTLSEESQPTTAAQQVAAAVASRIIGQCPSIVRTGSAVADAIASQAPVLLVGAPGAGKRFFARMIHELGPLSARPFVVLAGGDPTIDEEKLRRIIESAAHATLFVDGIDRSSLELQDLLLKYAFVDTGSAPARILACSERLLDGDAVSGYCRRELVDLFAENVVCIPSLQNRKEDMPELIHYFFELYASRAHRTDLRGLSPEARTVLESHVFFDNVRGLEHAMEHAIAIAQGPYVTTADLPAEMRKPEPVDMSALLRALPKTGVDLKNAIDTFETRMILQALERTGWNKNRAAQLLGLNRTTLVEMIKRKRLVPPMGIRRTSIRDGAGASDDLAAE